One genomic segment of Thalassospiraceae bacterium LMO-SO8 includes these proteins:
- the carA gene encoding glutamine-hydrolyzing carbamoyl-phosphate synthase small subunit, producing the protein MSEASKPATTTVAAQPPNANAALVLASGEVFWGRGAGAPGASVGEVCFNTSITGYQEILTDPSYAGQVITFTFPHIGNVGANPEDMETITPAARGAVMRVDITDPASWRAAQHLDAWLKSHNLTAVTGVDTRRLTRLIRDGGAPNGVVAYKDDGPLDIPALVAIAQGFPGLEGLDLAKDVSCAQTYSWDTTMWTLGQGYGTQTAPKHHVVAVDFGAKQNILRCLAAEGCKVTVVPATATAEEILAHRPDGLFLSNGPGDPAATGEYAVAMVQEVMATGLPVFGICLGHQILALALGAKTSKMHLGHRGANQPVKDLETGKVEITSQNHGFVVERDSLPQGVIETHRSLFDGALEGIRVDGKPVFSVQYHPEASPGPQDSHYLFKRFVKLMEG; encoded by the coding sequence ATGTCCGAAGCCTCCAAGCCCGCGACCACGACCGTGGCCGCCCAACCGCCGAACGCAAACGCGGCCCTGGTGCTGGCGTCCGGCGAAGTTTTCTGGGGCCGCGGCGCGGGGGCTCCCGGCGCCTCCGTGGGCGAGGTCTGTTTCAACACCTCGATCACCGGCTATCAGGAAATCCTCACCGATCCGTCCTATGCCGGTCAGGTCATCACCTTCACCTTCCCGCACATCGGCAACGTCGGCGCCAATCCGGAAGACATGGAAACCATCACCCCGGCGGCCCGGGGGGCGGTCATGCGCGTCGACATCACCGATCCGGCCAGCTGGCGCGCGGCCCAGCATCTGGACGCCTGGCTGAAATCCCATAACCTGACGGCGGTCACCGGGGTCGATACCCGGCGCCTGACCCGGCTGATCCGCGACGGCGGGGCACCCAACGGTGTCGTCGCCTATAAAGACGACGGCCCCCTCGACATTCCGGCCCTCGTTGCCATTGCCCAGGGCTTTCCCGGGCTTGAAGGTCTGGACCTGGCCAAGGACGTGTCCTGTGCCCAGACCTATTCCTGGGACACCACGATGTGGACGCTGGGCCAAGGCTACGGCACCCAGACGGCCCCCAAGCATCACGTCGTCGCCGTCGATTTCGGGGCCAAACAGAATATCCTGCGCTGCCTCGCGGCAGAGGGCTGCAAGGTCACCGTGGTGCCGGCAACGGCCACCGCCGAAGAGATCCTGGCCCATCGTCCCGATGGGCTTTTTCTTAGCAACGGTCCGGGCGATCCGGCGGCCACCGGCGAATACGCCGTCGCCATGGTCCAGGAAGTCATGGCGACCGGCCTGCCCGTGTTCGGCATCTGCCTGGGCCATCAGATCCTGGCCCTGGCGCTGGGCGCCAAGACGTCGAAGATGCACCTGGGTCACCGCGGCGCCAACCAGCCGGTGAAGGATTTGGAGACCGGCAAGGTCGAAATCACCAGCCAGAACCACGGCTTCGTGGTCGAACGGGACAGCCTGCCCCAGGGCGTGATCGAAACCCACCGTTCCCTGTTCGACGGGGCCCTCGAAGGCATCCGCGTCGACGGCAAGCCCGTGTTCTCCGTGCAGTACCACCCGGAAGCCTCGCCGGGGCCGCAGGACAGCCATTACCTTTTCAAGCGGTTCGTGAAGCTAATGGAGGGGTAG
- the dnaG gene encoding DNA primase: protein MAIPPEFLEELKARLPATEVVGRRVKLIRSGRDTKGCCPFHKEKTPSFHVYDDHYHCFGCGAHGSVIDFVMESEGLEFREAVQRLAGEAGLPMPEETPEDRERRARNRTLAEVVEMAAAFFEKCLRMPEGRPALDYLRGRGLTDETIRRFRLGFSPDGRGKLKSMLAAEGVEEGLMIAAGLLVQPEDAGREPYDRFRGRVMFPITDRQGQVIAFGARLLAGDGPKYLNSPETPLFHKGRNLYGLAQAKDAIRAAGTVIVCEGYTDVIALAQAGIGQAVAPLGTALTEDQIALLWRLAPEPVLCFDGDAAGQRAAARAAERALPLLKAGFGLRFALLPPGEDPDSLVQGQGRQAFDTLLAGATALSELIWRVESGGRLPPTPEGRADLNKRLDQRIRDIPDPTVRRYFQDFFKTRLWPDGPGRQGGRGGQRQGRGFGKGKWSANAWVGPSERLRADTADTRPVESARLRWAILLATAINHPELLAEVEEELGQVAINDQNLDNLRQAILITHAGGLPLDTEGLVNHLSEQGYSQALSQLLSARTYDHARFARPNAGHAEARQGWEATISHLRGEDLESELQAAQDAVRRDPSEANMNWVVRVRRMMDESEQPEAAFD from the coding sequence ATGGCGATTCCCCCGGAATTCCTGGAAGAACTGAAGGCGCGGCTGCCCGCGACGGAGGTCGTGGGACGGCGGGTCAAGCTCATCCGCTCGGGCCGCGACACCAAGGGCTGCTGCCCCTTCCATAAGGAAAAGACGCCGAGCTTCCACGTCTACGACGACCATTACCACTGCTTCGGCTGCGGCGCGCACGGATCGGTCATCGATTTCGTGATGGAAAGCGAGGGCCTGGAATTCCGCGAGGCGGTTCAGCGCTTGGCCGGCGAGGCCGGGCTGCCCATGCCCGAGGAAACGCCGGAAGACCGCGAGCGCCGGGCCCGCAACCGTACCCTGGCCGAGGTCGTGGAAATGGCGGCGGCGTTCTTCGAGAAATGCCTGCGCATGCCCGAAGGCCGCCCGGCCCTGGATTATCTGCGCGGGCGCGGCCTGACGGACGAGACGATCCGCCGGTTCCGCTTGGGTTTCTCCCCCGACGGGCGCGGCAAGCTGAAATCCATGCTGGCGGCGGAAGGCGTCGAAGAGGGCCTGATGATCGCGGCCGGGCTGCTGGTTCAGCCCGAGGATGCGGGGCGCGAACCCTACGACCGGTTCCGCGGCCGCGTCATGTTCCCGATCACCGACCGCCAGGGCCAGGTCATCGCCTTCGGCGCGCGGCTTCTGGCCGGTGACGGGCCGAAATACCTGAATTCCCCGGAAACGCCCCTGTTCCACAAGGGCCGCAACCTGTACGGCCTCGCGCAAGCAAAAGACGCCATCCGCGCCGCCGGCACGGTCATCGTCTGCGAAGGCTATACGGACGTCATCGCCCTGGCCCAGGCCGGGATCGGGCAGGCGGTGGCGCCCTTGGGCACGGCATTGACGGAAGACCAGATCGCCCTGCTGTGGCGATTGGCGCCGGAGCCGGTGTTGTGCTTCGACGGCGACGCGGCCGGCCAGCGCGCCGCCGCGCGGGCGGCGGAGCGGGCATTGCCGCTGCTCAAGGCCGGGTTCGGCCTGCGCTTCGCCCTGCTGCCGCCGGGCGAGGATCCGGACAGTCTGGTCCAGGGCCAGGGCCGCCAGGCCTTCGACACGCTGTTGGCCGGCGCCACGGCCCTGTCCGAGCTGATCTGGCGGGTTGAATCCGGTGGCCGCCTGCCGCCGACGCCGGAGGGCCGGGCGGATCTGAACAAGCGCCTGGACCAGCGCATCCGCGACATCCCCGACCCCACCGTGCGGCGTTATTTCCAGGATTTCTTCAAAACCCGCCTATGGCCCGACGGGCCCGGCCGGCAGGGCGGGCGCGGCGGCCAACGGCAGGGGCGCGGGTTCGGCAAGGGGAAATGGAGCGCCAACGCCTGGGTCGGGCCGTCTGAGCGCCTGCGCGCCGACACCGCCGACACCCGGCCGGTGGAGAGTGCCCGCCTGCGCTGGGCCATCCTTTTGGCCACCGCGATCAACCATCCGGAACTGCTGGCCGAGGTCGAGGAAGAACTGGGCCAGGTCGCCATCAATGACCAGAACCTTGACAATCTGCGTCAGGCGATATTAATCACCCACGCGGGTGGTTTACCCCTTGACACCGAAGGGCTTGTAAACCACTTGTCAGAGCAGGGTTATTCCCAGGCGCTGAGCCAGCTATTAAGTGCGCGAACCTACGACCACGCTAGATTCGCCCGACCCAATGCGGGACATGCAGAGGCCAGACAGGGTTGGGAAGCGACCATTAGCCACTTGCGCGGAGAGGACCTGGAGTCCGAGCTCCAAGCAGCCCAGGATGCTGTCCGGCGCGACCCGTCGGAGGCAAACATGAACTGGGTTGTTCGGGTTCGGCGGATGATGGACGAAAGCGAACAACCGGAAGCGGCCTTCGACTAG
- a CDS encoding radical SAM protein, with protein sequence MIQAMLAERPALDAKKFQNPTVTAKGEARAAVALAGLRTLWINTGSLCNIECDGCYIESGPKNDRLAYIARDEAAAFLDEIARDGLGTREIGFTGGEPFMNKDTAAMAGDALARGFRVLILTNAMAPLWQKRAAVADLARRHGKALALRVSIDHFTKDGHEAVRGANSWAPMMRGLKWLAGLDVTLSVAARQPVGETEAETRAGFAGLFAAEGIALDAGSPRDLVVFPDMDAARDVPEITTACWNILGVDPDSMMCATARMVVKRKGAAAPVVLPCTLLPYDHRFEMGPTLAGAGGPVHLNHPHCATFCVLGGANCSGGD encoded by the coding sequence ATGATTCAGGCGATGCTGGCCGAACGGCCGGCCCTTGATGCGAAGAAGTTCCAGAACCCGACGGTCACGGCCAAGGGCGAGGCCCGCGCCGCCGTGGCGCTTGCCGGCCTGCGTACGCTGTGGATCAATACGGGATCGCTCTGCAACATCGAATGCGACGGCTGCTACATCGAAAGCGGGCCGAAGAACGACCGTCTCGCCTATATCGCCCGGGACGAGGCCGCGGCCTTCCTGGACGAAATCGCGCGGGACGGCCTGGGCACCCGGGAAATCGGCTTCACCGGCGGCGAGCCCTTCATGAACAAGGACACGGCCGCCATGGCCGGGGACGCCCTGGCGCGGGGTTTTCGCGTGCTAATCCTGACCAACGCCATGGCGCCCTTGTGGCAGAAGCGGGCGGCGGTCGCCGATCTTGCCCGGCGCCACGGCAAGGCGTTGGCGCTGCGCGTGTCCATCGACCATTTCACAAAGGACGGCCACGAGGCGGTCCGGGGGGCGAACAGCTGGGCCCCCATGATGCGCGGCCTGAAATGGCTGGCCGGCCTGGACGTCACCCTGTCCGTCGCCGCCCGCCAGCCGGTCGGCGAGACGGAAGCCGAAACCCGCGCGGGCTTTGCGGGCCTGTTCGCCGCCGAGGGCATCGCGCTTGACGCCGGATCGCCCCGCGACCTGGTCGTCTTTCCCGACATGGACGCGGCCCGCGACGTGCCGGAAATCACCACCGCCTGCTGGAACATCCTGGGCGTCGACCCGGACAGCATGATGTGCGCCACGGCGCGCATGGTGGTGAAGCGCAAGGGCGCGGCGGCGCCGGTCGTCCTGCCCTGCACTCTGCTGCCCTATGACCATCGGTTCGAGATGGGCCCGACCCTGGCCGGCGCCGGCGGCCCCGTGCATCTGAACCATCCCCATTGCGCCACCTTCTGCGTGCTCGGCGGCGCCAACTGTTCCGGAGGCGACTAA
- the carB gene encoding carbamoyl-phosphate synthase large subunit: protein MPKRTDISSILIIGAGPIVIGQACEFDYSGAQACKALREEGYRVILVNSNPATIMTDPSMADATYIEPITPEMVEKIIAKERPDALLPTMGGQTGLNTGIALFENGVLEKYGVEMIGADAEVIAKAEDRQKFRDAMDKIGLESPKSTVVNSMAEALAALEKTGLPAIIRPSFTMGGIGGGIAYTRPEFEKIVAGGLAASPVTEVLVEESVLGWKEYEMEVVRDSADNCIIICSIENIDPMGVHTGDSITVAPALTLTDKEYQIMRNASIAVLREIGVDTGGSNVQFAVNPENGRLVVIEMNPRVSRSSALASKATGFPIAKIAAKLAVGYTLDELDNDITGVTPASFEPTIDYVVTKIPRFTFEKFPGAEPTLTTAMKSVGEAMAIGRCFAESLQKGLRSMETGLTGLNDVEIEGLDPDAGFEANRDVLRAAISRPTPDRILAIAEALRQGMPVDEAAAITKYDPWFLDQLKAIVDVEARVKQAGLPTDAAGWLELKKMGFCDARLAELTETTAQGASEARRALGVTPVYKRVDTCAAEFPAKTSYMYSTYEGDGSRPPENEAEPTNRKKVAILGGGPNRIGQGIEFDYCCVHAAYALKETGYEAIMVNCNPETVSTDYDTSDRLFFEPLTAEDVIELIRGEQSKGDFRGVIVQLGGQTPLKLSLALESAGIPILGTSPDAIDLAEDRERFQKLLTDLNLRQPANGLARSQAEAEAVAERIGYPLVIRPSYVLGGRAMEIVHDLTALRRYMTDAVKVSGDSPVLLDSYLQDAIEVDVDALADGTDVFVAGIMQHIEEAGIHSGDSACSLPPFSLGPDIIAELERQSHALAKGLHVVGLMNVQFAVKDGDIYILEVNPRASRTVPFVAKATGIPVAKIATRLMCGEKLKDMDLTSRAVGGHVAVKEAVFPFSRFPGVDTVLGPEMKSTGEVMGLDRDFPRAFAKSQLAAGMSLPTSGTVFISVKDRDKTGMAALARRLAEIGFSLVATGGTQRFLADQGLDVARINKVLEGRPHCEDAIVNGDIHLVINTTEGAQAIEDSRSIRRAALEHGVPHYTTLTAAAAAVAAMEAMAHGTLEVAPLQDYFSKTY from the coding sequence ATGCCCAAAAGAACAGACATCTCCTCCATCCTCATCATCGGCGCCGGACCCATCGTCATCGGCCAGGCCTGTGAGTTCGATTATTCCGGCGCCCAGGCCTGCAAGGCGCTGCGCGAGGAAGGCTACCGGGTCATCCTGGTCAACTCGAACCCGGCCACCATCATGACCGACCCGAGCATGGCCGATGCGACCTATATCGAGCCCATCACGCCCGAAATGGTCGAGAAGATCATCGCCAAGGAACGGCCCGACGCGCTGCTGCCGACCATGGGCGGGCAGACGGGCCTGAACACGGGCATCGCGCTGTTCGAGAACGGCGTGCTGGAGAAATACGGGGTCGAGATGATCGGCGCCGACGCCGAGGTCATCGCCAAGGCCGAGGACCGCCAGAAGTTCCGCGACGCCATGGACAAGATCGGCCTGGAAAGCCCGAAATCGACGGTCGTCAATTCCATGGCCGAAGCCCTTGCGGCGCTGGAGAAAACGGGTCTGCCCGCCATTATCCGCCCGTCCTTCACCATGGGCGGCATCGGCGGCGGCATCGCCTATACCCGGCCCGAGTTCGAGAAGATCGTCGCCGGCGGCCTGGCCGCCAGCCCGGTCACCGAAGTCCTGGTCGAGGAAAGTGTTCTGGGCTGGAAGGAATACGAGATGGAGGTCGTGCGCGACAGCGCCGACAACTGCATCATCATCTGTTCCATCGAAAACATCGATCCCATGGGCGTGCATACGGGCGACAGCATCACCGTGGCGCCGGCGCTGACCCTGACGGACAAGGAATACCAGATCATGCGCAACGCCTCGATCGCGGTGCTGCGCGAGATCGGGGTCGATACGGGCGGGTCCAACGTACAGTTCGCCGTTAACCCGGAAAACGGCCGTCTGGTGGTCATCGAAATGAATCCGCGCGTGTCGCGGTCCTCGGCGCTGGCGTCCAAGGCGACGGGCTTTCCCATCGCCAAGATCGCGGCCAAGCTGGCCGTCGGCTATACGCTTGACGAGCTGGACAACGATATCACCGGCGTCACGCCCGCCAGCTTCGAGCCGACCATCGACTACGTGGTCACCAAGATCCCGCGCTTCACCTTCGAGAAATTCCCGGGTGCGGAGCCGACCCTGACCACGGCCATGAAATCCGTGGGCGAGGCCATGGCCATCGGCCGCTGTTTCGCCGAAAGCCTGCAAAAGGGCCTGCGTTCCATGGAAACGGGCCTGACGGGCCTGAACGACGTGGAGATCGAGGGCCTGGACCCGGACGCCGGGTTCGAGGCCAACCGCGACGTCCTGCGCGCCGCCATTTCGCGCCCCACGCCGGACCGCATCCTGGCCATCGCCGAGGCCCTGCGCCAGGGCATGCCCGTGGACGAGGCCGCCGCCATCACCAAATACGATCCCTGGTTCCTCGACCAGTTGAAGGCCATCGTCGATGTCGAGGCGCGGGTCAAGCAGGCAGGCCTGCCGACGGACGCCGCCGGCTGGCTTGAATTGAAAAAAATGGGCTTCTGCGACGCGCGCCTGGCGGAATTGACGGAGACGACCGCCCAGGGCGCGTCGGAAGCCCGCCGCGCCCTGGGCGTCACCCCGGTCTACAAGCGGGTCGATACCTGCGCCGCCGAATTTCCGGCCAAGACGTCCTACATGTATTCGACCTACGAAGGCGACGGATCGCGCCCGCCGGAGAACGAGGCCGAGCCGACCAACCGCAAAAAGGTCGCGATCCTGGGCGGCGGGCCCAACCGCATCGGCCAGGGCATCGAATTCGATTACTGCTGCGTCCATGCCGCCTATGCGCTCAAGGAAACCGGGTATGAGGCCATCATGGTCAACTGCAACCCGGAAACGGTCTCGACCGATTACGACACCTCCGACCGCCTGTTCTTCGAACCCCTGACCGCCGAGGACGTGATCGAGCTGATCCGGGGCGAGCAGTCCAAGGGCGATTTCCGTGGCGTCATCGTGCAGCTCGGTGGGCAGACGCCCTTGAAGCTGTCCCTGGCGCTGGAAAGCGCCGGCATTCCCATTCTCGGCACCTCGCCCGACGCCATCGATCTGGCCGAGGACCGCGAGCGGTTCCAGAAACTGCTGACCGACCTCAACCTGCGCCAGCCGGCCAACGGCCTGGCGCGGTCTCAGGCCGAGGCCGAAGCCGTGGCCGAACGCATCGGCTATCCGCTGGTCATCCGGCCGTCCTACGTGCTGGGCGGCCGCGCCATGGAGATCGTCCACGACCTGACGGCCCTGCGCCGCTACATGACCGACGCCGTCAAGGTGTCGGGGGACAGCCCGGTCCTGTTGGACAGCTACCTGCAAGACGCCATCGAGGTCGATGTGGACGCGCTGGCCGACGGCACCGACGTGTTCGTCGCCGGCATCATGCAGCACATCGAGGAAGCGGGCATCCATTCCGGCGACAGCGCCTGTTCGCTGCCGCCATTCTCGCTCGGCCCCGACATCATCGCCGAACTGGAACGCCAGTCCCACGCCCTGGCCAAGGGCCTGCACGTGGTCGGCCTGATGAACGTGCAGTTCGCGGTCAAGGACGGCGACATCTATATCCTGGAGGTCAACCCCCGGGCGTCGCGCACCGTGCCCTTCGTCGCCAAGGCGACGGGCATCCCGGTGGCCAAGATCGCGACCCGCCTGATGTGCGGCGAAAAGCTGAAGGACATGGACCTGACCTCGCGCGCCGTCGGCGGCCATGTCGCGGTGAAGGAGGCGGTGTTCCCGTTCTCGCGCTTCCCCGGCGTCGATACGGTGCTGGGCCCGGAAATGAAATCGACGGGCGAGGTCATGGGCCTGGACCGCGACTTCCCCCGTGCCTTCGCCAAATCGCAGCTGGCCGCGGGCATGAGCCTGCCCACCTCGGGCACGGTGTTCATCTCGGTCAAGGACCGGGACAAGACCGGCATGGCGGCGCTGGCCCGGCGGCTTGCGGAGATCGGTTTCAGCCTGGTGGCCACGGGCGGCACGCAGCGCTTTCTGGCCGATCAGGGCCTGGACGTGGCGCGCATCAACAAGGTTCTCGAAGGCAGGCCCCATTGCGAGGACGCCATCGTCAACGGCGACATCCATCTGGTCATCAACACGACCGAGGGTGCCCAGGCGATCGAGGACTCGCGGTCGATCCGCCGCGCGGCCCTGGAACACGGGGTGCCCCACTACACCACCCTGACCGCCGCCGCCGCCGCGGTCGCGGCGATGGAGGCGATGGCCCACGGGACGCTTGAAGTGGCGCCGCTTCAAGATTATTTTTCTAAGACGTACTAG
- the greA gene encoding transcription elongation factor GreA, whose amino-acid sequence MDKLPMTREGLQALEDELKRLKSVDRPAVIQAIAEARAHGDLSENAEYDAARDKQGFIEGRIAELEAAISLAEVIDTSAMAGDTVRFGAWVVLADEDTGKEVTYRIVGQHEADLEKGKISVTSPLARALIGKSAEDAVEVAAPGGSKAYEICEIRYK is encoded by the coding sequence ATGGACAAACTTCCGATGACGCGCGAGGGCCTTCAGGCCCTGGAAGACGAACTCAAGCGCCTGAAGTCCGTGGACCGCCCGGCGGTCATCCAGGCGATCGCCGAGGCGCGGGCCCATGGCGACCTGTCGGAAAACGCCGAATACGACGCCGCGCGCGACAAGCAGGGCTTCATCGAAGGCCGCATCGCCGAGCTGGAGGCCGCCATCAGCCTGGCCGAGGTCATCGACACGTCGGCCATGGCCGGCGACACGGTGCGGTTCGGCGCCTGGGTGGTGCTTGCCGACGAGGACACGGGCAAGGAAGTCACCTACCGTATCGTCGGGCAGCACGAGGCCGACCTGGAAAAGGGCAAGATTTCCGTGACCTCGCCCCTGGCCCGGGCCTTGATCGGCAAGTCGGCCGAGGATGCGGTCGAGGTCGCCGCCCCCGGCGGCTCCAAAGCCTACGAAATCTGCGAAATCCGCTACAAGTAA
- a CDS encoding GatB/YqeY domain-containing protein: MLREQISAALKTSIKSKEACATATLRLISAAIKDRDIAARDKGNQEGISDEEILGLLQSMIKQRVESADIYEKGGRQELADREREEITVIEGFLPAQMSPDEVVEAVEGAIKETGADCIKDMGKCMAALKQKYAGRMDFSKASALVKDKLC, from the coding sequence ATGCTACGCGAGCAGATTTCGGCTGCGCTGAAGACCTCCATCAAGTCCAAGGAAGCCTGCGCCACGGCGACGCTGCGGCTGATTAGTGCTGCCATCAAGGACCGGGACATCGCCGCCCGGGACAAAGGCAACCAGGAGGGTATTTCCGACGAGGAAATCCTGGGCCTGCTGCAATCCATGATCAAGCAGCGCGTCGAAAGCGCCGACATCTATGAAAAAGGCGGGCGCCAGGAACTGGCCGACCGCGAGCGCGAGGAAATCACCGTCATCGAGGGCTTTCTGCCGGCCCAGATGTCGCCGGACGAGGTCGTCGAGGCCGTCGAGGGCGCGATCAAGGAAACCGGCGCCGATTGCATCAAGGACATGGGCAAATGCATGGCCGCCTTGAAGCAAAAGTACGCCGGCCGCATGGACTTTTCCAAGGCCAGCGCCCTGGTCAAGGACAAGCTCTGCTAG
- the fghA gene encoding S-formylglutathione hydrolase, which produces MEKISENKSFGGLQTVWEHRSDICACPMRFAVYTPPAVIEGTAAGPVPVLWWLSGLTCTEENFTVKSGFQKHAAEHGLMVVAPDTSPRGTDLPGEHDDYDFGSGAGFYVNATRDPWSRHYNMYSYITEELPDVVFNGIGGGNRDRQGIFGHSMGGHGALVMALRERRTYTSLSAFAPIVAPASVPWGEKAFSGYLGDDKERWQEYDATELVKSGHFFAGDILIDQGTDDPFLDVQLKPRLFADACAAVDQPCTLRLQDGYDHSYFFIATFMADHIAHHAKALNK; this is translated from the coding sequence ATGGAAAAGATATCTGAAAACAAGTCCTTCGGCGGGTTGCAAACGGTCTGGGAACACCGGTCCGACATCTGCGCCTGTCCCATGCGGTTCGCGGTCTACACGCCGCCGGCCGTGATCGAGGGCACCGCGGCGGGCCCCGTGCCCGTGTTGTGGTGGTTGTCGGGCCTGACCTGCACGGAAGAGAACTTCACGGTCAAATCCGGATTCCAGAAGCACGCCGCCGAACACGGCCTGATGGTCGTCGCCCCCGACACCAGCCCGCGCGGCACCGACCTGCCCGGCGAGCATGACGATTACGACTTCGGATCCGGCGCCGGGTTCTACGTGAACGCCACCCGCGATCCGTGGTCCCGGCACTACAACATGTACAGCTACATCACCGAGGAACTGCCCGACGTGGTGTTCAACGGCATCGGCGGCGGCAACCGCGACCGCCAGGGTATTTTCGGCCATTCCATGGGCGGCCACGGGGCGCTGGTCATGGCACTGCGCGAACGGCGGACCTATACGTCGCTGTCGGCCTTCGCGCCGATCGTGGCGCCGGCCAGCGTGCCCTGGGGCGAGAAGGCCTTTTCCGGCTATCTGGGCGACGACAAGGAGCGGTGGCAGGAATACGACGCGACCGAACTGGTCAAATCCGGCCATTTCTTCGCCGGCGACATCCTGATCGACCAGGGCACCGACGATCCGTTCCTGGACGTCCAGTTGAAGCCGCGGTTGTTCGCCGACGCCTGCGCCGCCGTGGACCAGCCCTGCACGCTGCGCCTGCAGGACGGCTACGACCATTCCTACTTCTTCATCGCGACCTTCATGGCCGACCACATCGCTCATCACGCCAAGGCGTTGAACAAATAG